One Actinospica robiniae DSM 44927 genomic region harbors:
- a CDS encoding TfuA-like protein — protein MGRRVVVYTGPTLSADEVVAALPRAVVRPPAARGDLLAEDWRRGDTALVIDGYFRERRSVGHKEFLWLINQGVHVVGAASMGALRAAELVPYGMRGLGGVFAMYVSAEIDGDDEVGVLHGPAELGYPPQTVALVSLRYGSRHGAAEGAFSAESGYRVVQAAQQLPFTARSWDEIEASLGPEDLDTLNILRRGIDSGDWDLKRRDALQALVEVGRPHPDDQARALRPRPIDPGALTGINQNRLLGRRSSGSDQGPKVSDLDVLDAARLFGEDYPALHEDALGELLDKLAKSRGLTPTAYARAKLGCDGELPLPAALASWLTPEEMAEADPDRRLRLVMIRVWPTWASLDWRPTVLDRLRETGARAAWEQTVVRADDAALAAGYRVKVPPPTVCGSLFLRHWRRPGAPVETQVELARRGFHRVEDLGRAVRRFFVYDLERGRAGVRPTG, from the coding sequence ATGGGACGCCGCGTGGTGGTCTACACCGGGCCCACCCTGTCCGCCGACGAGGTCGTCGCCGCGTTGCCCAGGGCGGTGGTGCGCCCGCCGGCAGCGCGTGGAGATCTGCTGGCCGAGGACTGGCGGCGCGGCGACACGGCTCTGGTGATCGACGGCTACTTCCGCGAACGGCGCTCGGTGGGCCACAAGGAGTTCCTGTGGCTGATCAACCAGGGCGTACATGTGGTGGGCGCGGCGAGCATGGGCGCACTGCGAGCGGCCGAACTGGTGCCGTACGGCATGCGCGGCCTCGGCGGCGTCTTCGCTATGTACGTCTCTGCCGAGATCGACGGCGACGACGAGGTGGGCGTCTTGCACGGCCCCGCCGAGCTCGGCTATCCCCCGCAGACCGTAGCCCTGGTGAGTCTGCGCTACGGCAGCCGGCACGGGGCTGCCGAAGGGGCCTTCTCGGCCGAATCCGGCTATCGGGTGGTGCAGGCGGCCCAACAGCTGCCGTTCACCGCCCGCAGTTGGGACGAGATCGAGGCGAGCCTCGGCCCGGAGGATCTGGATACGCTCAATATCCTGCGACGCGGAATCGACTCAGGAGACTGGGATCTCAAGCGACGCGATGCGTTGCAGGCTCTCGTCGAAGTAGGCCGTCCGCACCCTGACGACCAGGCTCGTGCGCTTCGGCCGCGACCGATCGATCCCGGCGCGCTGACCGGCATCAACCAGAATCGGCTGCTGGGAAGGCGATCGAGCGGATCTGATCAGGGCCCGAAGGTATCCGACCTCGATGTCCTGGATGCAGCTCGGCTCTTCGGCGAGGACTACCCGGCACTGCACGAGGACGCGCTGGGTGAGCTGCTCGACAAACTGGCGAAGAGCAGGGGCCTGACGCCGACCGCGTATGCACGGGCCAAACTCGGCTGCGACGGCGAACTCCCGCTGCCGGCGGCTCTCGCCTCGTGGTTGACGCCCGAGGAGATGGCCGAGGCCGACCCGGACAGGCGGCTGCGCCTCGTGATGATCCGGGTGTGGCCGACCTGGGCCTCGTTGGACTGGCGGCCCACGGTGCTCGACCGGCTTCGGGAGACAGGAGCGCGGGCCGCCTGGGAGCAGACGGTGGTGCGGGCCGACGATGCCGCGCTGGCCGCCGGATACCGGGTCAAGGTGCCCCCGCCGACCGTGTGCGGCTCGCTCTTTCTGCGGCACTGGCGCCGGCCGGGCGCGCCCGTCGAGACCCAGGTGGAACTCGCCCGGCGGGGCTTCCACCGCGTCGAGGACCTGGGCCGGGCCGTGCGCCGCTTCTTCGTCTACGACCTCGAGCGAGGGCGCGCGGGAGTCCGTCCCACCGGCTGA
- a CDS encoding YcaO-like family protein yields the protein MTPDAPAPSLEWLATAQDKAKLRLPGTYRAKPPEATSALARRAAARVGVTRLADVTRLDTIGIPTYQAIRPTARTVAVSQGKGATAELAKLSALMESIELWHAEQPPNPVVRASARELDGSLGYPVDALALALPSLWHDALELDWVGARSLADGMPTLVPADVVGLSMELRDDWHAPGFFASTNGLASGNTLVEATLHALYEVIERDASTAALRDGGDLGVPVDPRSLGSPMIEGLCDQVERARVHLAVRLLPTATGMPCFLAWMCDDDYPTEMFGFGCHLNPEIALSRAITEAAQTRLTYIAGARDDLDGTAGSELPPAHRPRPTALAGIKELISEPVEHASLLEDLAHAVMCTAAAFGRHPLVVDLSHEEIGVPVVKVIVPGARISPEVL from the coding sequence ATGACGCCGGACGCTCCCGCGCCCTCGCTGGAATGGCTCGCCACTGCCCAGGACAAGGCCAAACTCCGGCTGCCCGGCACCTACCGGGCCAAGCCGCCCGAGGCGACCTCCGCGTTGGCGCGCCGGGCCGCCGCACGGGTCGGGGTGACCCGGCTGGCCGACGTCACCCGGCTCGACACGATCGGCATCCCCACCTATCAGGCGATCCGGCCGACGGCCAGAACCGTCGCGGTCTCGCAGGGCAAGGGGGCGACGGCCGAGCTGGCCAAGCTCTCCGCGCTCATGGAGTCGATCGAGCTCTGGCATGCCGAGCAGCCGCCGAACCCGGTGGTAAGGGCTTCGGCGCGGGAGCTCGACGGCAGCCTCGGCTATCCGGTCGACGCGCTCGCCCTCGCGTTGCCGAGCCTGTGGCACGACGCGCTCGAGCTGGACTGGGTGGGCGCGCGATCGCTGGCCGACGGTATGCCGACACTGGTGCCGGCCGACGTCGTCGGGCTGTCGATGGAGCTGCGCGACGACTGGCACGCGCCCGGGTTCTTCGCCTCCACCAACGGTCTCGCGAGTGGTAACACCTTGGTCGAGGCCACCTTGCACGCCCTGTACGAGGTGATCGAGCGCGATGCGAGCACAGCCGCGCTCCGCGACGGCGGGGACCTGGGCGTCCCGGTCGATCCGCGCAGCCTCGGCTCGCCGATGATCGAAGGGCTTTGCGATCAGGTCGAGCGGGCCCGGGTGCATCTGGCGGTGAGGCTGTTGCCGACCGCCACCGGCATGCCCTGCTTCCTGGCCTGGATGTGCGACGACGACTACCCGACCGAGATGTTCGGCTTCGGCTGCCATCTGAACCCTGAAATAGCCCTGAGCCGGGCGATCACCGAGGCCGCGCAGACCCGGCTGACCTACATCGCGGGGGCCCGCGACGATCTCGACGGCACGGCCGGAAGCGAGCTGCCGCCGGCACACCGGCCCCGTCCGACCGCCCTGGCCGGTATCAAAGAGCTGATCAGCGAGCCGGTCGAGCACGCCAGCCTGCTCGAAGACCTCGCCCACGCGGTGATGTGCACGGCCGCGGCTTTCGGCCGGCATCCGCTGGTGGTGGATCTGAGCCATGAGGAGATCGGCGTGCCGGTGGTCAAGGTGATCGTGCCGGGGGCTCGAATCAGCCCGGAGGTGCTGTAG
- a CDS encoding ABC transporter permease: MAELTFTHTPPTVSAHAADLKAVLYREYALLARNRVNLILGLTPMLVYLLLVNTSLGNVVNTVQYRGVQLRFAVFLMPMVLAMSVVSASGTTSMALFQEEMSGVATQLWSYPLRRSRFLLGKLGAGVTLVVSQSVVALIVGALLFSYPLSLEHWIALIVALLLASIACNGLYLAAAISTQDYRTFMVLTSVSMPVLVFAAPSLSTSQQLPMVLRWISYVNPVTYAVDGMRDAAYFGFGTAWPSLVVLAALALVGNGLASRGLIRRTENL; encoded by the coding sequence GTGGCCGAACTGACCTTCACTCACACCCCGCCCACCGTCTCCGCGCACGCGGCCGACCTCAAGGCCGTGCTCTACCGCGAGTACGCGCTGCTGGCGCGCAACCGGGTGAACCTGATCCTGGGCCTGACGCCGATGCTGGTGTACTTGCTGCTGGTCAACACGTCTCTCGGCAACGTCGTCAACACCGTCCAGTACCGCGGCGTGCAGCTGCGCTTCGCCGTCTTCCTGATGCCGATGGTGCTCGCGATGTCGGTCGTCAGCGCCTCGGGGACGACGTCGATGGCGTTGTTCCAGGAGGAGATGAGCGGCGTCGCGACGCAGCTGTGGTCCTATCCGTTGCGCCGCTCCCGGTTCCTGCTCGGCAAGCTCGGCGCGGGCGTGACGCTGGTGGTCTCGCAGTCCGTGGTGGCGCTGATCGTGGGCGCCCTGCTGTTCTCGTACCCGCTCAGCCTCGAGCACTGGATCGCGTTGATCGTCGCGCTGCTGCTCGCGTCGATCGCGTGCAATGGGTTGTACCTGGCGGCCGCCATCTCGACCCAGGACTACCGCACCTTCATGGTGCTGACCTCGGTCTCCATGCCGGTGCTGGTCTTCGCCGCGCCATCGCTCTCCACATCGCAGCAGTTGCCCATGGTGCTGCGCTGGATCAGCTACGTCAATCCCGTGACATACGCGGTGGACGGCATGCGCGACGCGGCGTACTTCGGCTTCGGGACGGCCTGGCCGAGCCTGGTCGTGCTGGCCGCGCTCGCGCTGGTGGGCAACGGCTTGGCCAGCCGCGGCCTGATCCGGCGAACCGAGAACCTGTGA
- a CDS encoding ABC transporter ATP-binding protein produces MPTDVVTAVDLVKRYKGKKTPAVDGISFDIAQGETVGLLGPNGAGKTTLIKMVCGVTPPTTGRLQVYGADPVRDPVAAKSAVGAMHQVAPFDEMLTVSDNLKIAARFRGLRWRSAQPWVEEIAEHLGLADEIFTRLAFQCSGGQRQRLQLVRALMTIPKLLILDEPSAGLDVSGRHQVERFVRWLRGEFGVTVLWTSHLMDEIERNCQRVMVINNGKVLRFAQTRELVREYSSGHLQVELEDQVGAKAVQAWAEAAGYAAESEDNVVRIDGKQTKDVLTDLARHCQDTGVAISGVYNITDSLEQVFLRMTEDAE; encoded by the coding sequence GTGCCGACCGATGTGGTGACCGCGGTGGACCTGGTCAAACGCTATAAGGGCAAGAAGACGCCCGCCGTGGACGGCATTTCTTTCGATATCGCACAAGGCGAGACGGTCGGGCTGCTCGGCCCGAACGGGGCCGGCAAGACCACCCTGATCAAGATGGTCTGCGGGGTGACTCCCCCCACCACCGGGCGGTTGCAGGTTTACGGAGCCGATCCGGTGCGCGACCCGGTGGCGGCCAAGTCCGCGGTCGGCGCGATGCATCAGGTGGCGCCGTTCGACGAGATGCTGACGGTCAGCGACAACCTCAAGATCGCGGCCCGGTTCCGCGGGCTGCGCTGGCGCTCGGCCCAGCCCTGGGTCGAGGAGATCGCCGAGCACCTCGGGCTCGCCGACGAGATCTTCACGCGGCTGGCGTTCCAGTGCTCCGGCGGCCAGCGCCAGCGGCTGCAGCTGGTACGGGCCCTGATGACCATTCCCAAGCTGTTGATCCTGGACGAGCCCTCGGCCGGTCTCGACGTCTCCGGCCGCCACCAGGTGGAGCGGTTCGTGCGCTGGCTGCGCGGGGAATTCGGCGTGACCGTGCTGTGGACCTCGCATCTGATGGACGAGATCGAGCGCAACTGCCAGCGCGTCATGGTGATCAACAACGGCAAGGTGCTGCGTTTCGCGCAGACCCGCGAGCTGGTGCGGGAGTACAGCAGCGGCCACCTCCAGGTCGAGCTCGAGGACCAGGTCGGAGCGAAGGCCGTGCAGGCATGGGCCGAGGCCGCGGGGTATGCGGCCGAGTCCGAGGACAACGTGGTGCGCATCGACGGGAAGCAGACCAAGGACGTGCTGACCGACCTGGCCCGGCACTGCCAGGACACCGGCGTGGCCATCTCAGGGGTCTACAACATCACCGATTCGCTGGAGCAGGTCTTCCTGCGCATGACCGAGGACGCGGAGTAG
- a CDS encoding LuxR C-terminal-related transcriptional regulator, whose amino-acid sequence MAVKFGGRISAREAQLVAMIARGYTTDRAARELRLSRHTVGEEISILLGRFECSNRAALVAYCYVHCLLPVGIWPPPYEPHAPAER is encoded by the coding sequence ATGGCCGTGAAGTTCGGTGGACGCATCTCCGCCCGCGAGGCGCAGCTGGTGGCGATGATCGCCCGCGGCTACACCACCGACCGTGCCGCCCGGGAGCTGCGGCTGAGCCGGCACACCGTGGGCGAGGAGATCAGCATCCTGCTCGGCCGGTTCGAGTGCAGCAACCGGGCCGCGCTGGTCGCCTACTGCTACGTGCACTGCCTGCTGCCCGTCGGCATCTGGCCGCCGCCCTACGAGCCGCACGCCCCCGCGGAGAGGTGA
- a CDS encoding aroma-sacti cluster domain-containing protein has translation MKDPLEALRAAGCPVDLLSEAQRLVLAALTEQETELLVSVQQRLRAAEGEVTGHDWKML, from the coding sequence ATGAAGGATCCGCTGGAGGCCCTGCGCGCCGCGGGCTGCCCGGTCGACCTGCTCAGCGAGGCGCAACGGCTCGTGCTCGCCGCTCTGACGGAACAGGAGACCGAGCTGCTCGTCTCGGTCCAGCAGCGCCTGCGCGCCGCCGAGGGCGAGGTCACCGGCCACGACTGGAAGATGCTTTGA